In Blastopirellula sediminis, the following proteins share a genomic window:
- a CDS encoding GlsB/YeaQ/YmgE family stress response membrane protein, whose translation MTFFEILLFLIVAAICGGVARSLAGGTNGGCFVSIAVAFVGSMLGGKLAQISGMPEPLPITIGGTQLPIVWSIIGGAIFVAALRMISGARS comes from the coding sequence ATGACCTTCTTTGAGATCTTGTTGTTCCTGATCGTCGCGGCGATCTGCGGCGGCGTCGCTCGCAGCTTGGCCGGCGGCACCAACGGCGGCTGTTTCGTTTCGATCGCCGTGGCGTTCGTCGGGTCGATGCTCGGCGGCAAGCTGGCGCAGATCAGCGGCATGCCCGAACCGCTGCCGATCACCATCGGCGGCACGCAACTGCCGATCGTCTGGTCGATCATCGGCGGCGCGATCTTCGTCGCCGCACTCCGCATGATCAGCGGCGCGCGATCGTAG
- a CDS encoding DUF2721 domain-containing protein, producing MSRLSLLILLFLSSAALGGEAGSSEPVENALAEKTPARASMFASEVWLTPLVLLPGVALLIVSTSARFGQIHTEIHRMLDRPDAHAKIMARNLLKRSALFRDALIALYASVGLFALGSLLGGVVNLWRPESLWVVGGATMIGICCIVFAAVQLIREAWTCLQVLVDQTERLQATES from the coding sequence ATGTCTAGACTCTCCCTCCTAATTCTCCTATTCCTTTCCAGTGCGGCGCTGGGGGGCGAAGCCGGGTCTTCCGAACCTGTTGAAAATGCGCTGGCCGAGAAGACGCCTGCGCGGGCCAGCATGTTCGCCTCGGAGGTCTGGTTAACTCCTTTGGTGTTGTTGCCTGGCGTAGCGCTGTTGATCGTTTCGACGTCGGCGCGGTTTGGACAGATTCATACCGAGATTCACCGAATGCTCGATCGCCCGGACGCCCATGCGAAGATCATGGCCCGGAACCTGCTGAAGCGATCGGCGCTGTTTCGGGATGCGTTGATTGCCCTCTATGCGAGCGTCGGCTTGTTTGCGCTCGGGAGTCTGCTGGGAGGAGTCGTCAATCTTTGGCGCCCGGAATCGCTCTGGGTGGTCGGCGGGGCGACGATGATCGGCATCTGCTGCATCGTCTTTGCGGCGGTGCAACTGATCCGCGAAGCGTGGACTTGCTTGCAAGTTTTGGTCGATCAAACGGAACGCCTGCAAGCGACGGAATCGTAG
- a CDS encoding 3-keto-disaccharide hydrolase, which yields MNHRWLLGIVALCLFSLTQSAFADDSASPWKELFNGKDLTGWEANAHPESFTVANGVLKVHAIHGMAHLFYVGDTGSDMPFKDFELVATVRSEPNSNSGIFFHTDRELRGGKYLNKGYEVQLNSSPSEKNKTGSLYAVVQVDKSPVDETKWFEIRFKVKGKRIEVLVDGQTVVDYTEPENPVREASRAKRLIDPEGGALALQAHDPGSVFYFKQIRVRELK from the coding sequence ATGAATCATCGCTGGCTCCTCGGCATTGTTGCGCTTTGCCTCTTCTCGTTGACCCAGTCCGCCTTCGCCGACGATTCCGCTTCTCCTTGGAAAGAACTGTTCAACGGCAAGGATCTGACCGGCTGGGAGGCGAACGCGCATCCCGAGTCGTTTACCGTCGCCAACGGCGTATTGAAAGTGCATGCGATTCACGGGATGGCTCATCTCTTTTACGTCGGCGACACCGGCAGCGACATGCCGTTCAAGGACTTTGAATTGGTCGCGACCGTCCGCTCTGAACCGAATTCGAACTCCGGCATCTTTTTTCATACCGATCGCGAGCTCCGCGGCGGCAAGTATCTGAACAAAGGGTACGAGGTCCAGCTCAACAGTTCGCCGTCCGAAAAGAACAAGACCGGCAGTCTCTACGCTGTGGTGCAGGTCGACAAATCGCCGGTCGATGAGACGAAGTGGTTTGAAATTCGCTTCAAAGTGAAAGGGAAGCGAATTGAAGTGCTCGTCGACGGTCAAACCGTGGTCGACTACACCGAGCCGGAGAACCCCGTTCGCGAAGCGTCCCGCGCGAAACGCCTGATCGATCCAGAGGGAGGCGCCCTCGCCCTGCAAGCCCACGATCCCGGCAGCGTTTTCTACTTCAAGCAGATTCGCGTGCGGGAACTGAAGTGA
- a CDS encoding VOC family protein, with the protein MTQDTNPRCNLIVIRARDIDVAGIFYNALGLQFVRHSHGKGPIHLAADMADQVFEIYPLADGDPPTTSARIGFAVADVDATYAALLAAGGQSISAPKDSPWGRRAVIADPEGHRVEITG; encoded by the coding sequence ATGACGCAGGATACGAATCCACGCTGCAACCTGATCGTCATTCGCGCCCGCGACATCGACGTCGCTGGGATCTTCTACAATGCCCTCGGCCTCCAGTTCGTTCGCCACTCCCATGGCAAAGGCCCCATTCACCTGGCCGCCGATATGGCCGACCAAGTCTTTGAAATCTATCCGCTCGCCGACGGCGATCCACCAACCACGTCAGCCCGCATCGGTTTCGCAGTTGCCGATGTTGATGCGACGTACGCCGCGTTACTCGCTGCCGGCGGCCAGTCAATCTCCGCTCCGAAAGATTCGCCCTGGGGACGTCGCGCCGTCATCGCCGATCCGGAAGGACATCGCGTAGAGATCACCGGATAA
- a CDS encoding sugar phosphate isomerase/epimerase family protein, whose translation MSAMKFGICNETFGDWPLARGFQYAKDAGYTGIEIAPFTMASSAYDITPAQREETRRAAEDCGLTVIGLHWLLAKTEGFYLTTPDDEVRNRTSDYFAELARLCRDLGGTIMVLGSPQQRNLLPGVTEAEAMRLAADCLRRAMPTLEECGVTLALEPLGPAEGDFLLTAEKGLELREMIGSPNCQLHLDVKAMSSESKPIPQIIRDSVPHIAHFHANDANKLGPGMGDIDFHPIFAALKEVNYDGWVSVEVFDYTPGLEKLCEGSLAYMKSCLGE comes from the coding sequence ATGAGTGCAATGAAATTCGGCATCTGCAACGAGACGTTCGGCGACTGGCCCTTGGCTCGCGGTTTTCAATACGCCAAGGACGCTGGCTACACCGGCATCGAGATCGCCCCGTTCACCATGGCCAGCAGCGCGTATGACATTACCCCGGCCCAGCGGGAAGAAACGCGCCGCGCCGCCGAAGATTGCGGGCTGACCGTGATCGGATTGCACTGGCTGCTCGCCAAGACCGAAGGTTTCTATCTCACCACGCCGGACGACGAAGTCCGCAACCGGACCAGCGATTACTTCGCCGAACTGGCGCGACTCTGCCGCGATCTGGGCGGTACGATCATGGTCCTCGGCAGCCCGCAGCAGCGCAATTTGCTCCCCGGCGTCACCGAGGCGGAAGCGATGCGTCTGGCGGCCGACTGCCTGCGCCGCGCGATGCCAACCTTGGAAGAGTGCGGCGTGACGCTCGCCCTCGAACCGCTCGGCCCGGCCGAAGGGGACTTTCTGCTGACCGCCGAGAAAGGGCTCGAACTGCGTGAGATGATCGGCTCTCCCAACTGCCAACTCCACTTGGACGTGAAAGCGATGTCGAGCGAGTCGAAGCCGATCCCGCAAATCATCCGCGACAGCGTTCCGCATATCGCCCACTTCCACGCCAACGACGCCAACAAGCTCGGTCCCGGCATGGGCGATATCGACTTCCACCCGATCTTCGCCGCCCTTAAAGAAGTCAACTACGACGGCTGGGTCAGCGTCGAAGTGTTTGACTACACCCCGGGCCTGGAAAAGTTGTGCGAAGGAAGCCTGGCCTACATGAAAAGCTGCCTCGGGGAATAG
- a CDS encoding plastocyanin/azurin family copper-binding protein encodes MLLSRRCLFPIAIFCSLLCIARPSAAEENPTAEVCAPGQSQLGPPIPETFDPQLISAVIDQAQQLGDVDRGIHAFRSAKFACVSCHQIDGHGGVIGPNLTDVGKRLKPEQIVEAIYWPSRTVPAEFNTWLFQLADGQVLKGYKRSETDDAIEVFDPATQKLTTIDADDLDAEKPFGTLMPAGVANSMSDAERRDLVRFLTELGKTEGLAERYKNFDQPSQFAYDRAPLNKDSWNLWQHPVNRDRIYDFYRKEGLHFREQANRPHLLPAFPGLDGGDQGHWGNQNEATWSDDRWSKQDKSPVLAGVTRLPGRAIPKGVCVQVGDQGELTACFNPQTLAYEATWRRRFVTFSGVRHGFMDGLRPAGPILTDSRTAKPAAPHHYHGYYRIGSRVAFAYRIGDDEILDAPWVGANGQLQRQMASAADHPLATQLKQAPTQWPEEIVLRGQLGDDDAPYAIDTIPLPYDNPYGALMFISGHDFLSDGTAVVSTMTGDVWLVSGLDAQLQEVRWKRFASGLHQPLGVVVADDQIYVLGRDQITRLVDLNDDREADFYECVSNAYATSTGGHDFICDLARDKAGNFYTASSQQGAIRISADGKQVDVLATGFRNPDGIGLCPDGAVTIPCSEGEWTPASMICLIEPGQDAPPHFGYRGPQQGKPPALPLVYLPRGLDNSSGGQAIDPDERFGPLAGQIIHTSLGAGSHFLVLRDKVRDQPQGAVIPLPGNFRSGVHRAKHNPHDGQLYVSGMAAWGSYTPDDGCLHRVRWTGKPMQIPTAFHIQENGVLIDFAQPIDPQACQTAQQFAQAWNYRYGPGYGSPELAPGHPGVVGHESLRIAGVHPIDHKKIFVEIPDLQPVNQLHLLLQVDEKEPQEIFVTVHELDAPYTNLPGYRAMPKTIAAHPLLTDLELLKNKEPNPWQEKPEGAQLQSLAIAAGPNLTFSMRTLTAKPGETIALTFTNPDVVPHNWVLIQPGTLEKVGDLANKFVANPAAVLKQYVPASEDVIAYTDIVPPGKAFTIYFPAPKEPGRYPYLCTFPGHWMVMNGELVVE; translated from the coding sequence ATGCTTTTGTCCCGCCGCTGCCTGTTTCCGATCGCCATCTTCTGCTCACTGCTCTGCATCGCACGGCCAAGTGCTGCCGAAGAAAACCCAACCGCCGAAGTCTGCGCCCCCGGTCAGTCGCAACTCGGCCCTCCGATCCCCGAAACATTCGATCCCCAACTCATCTCCGCCGTCATCGATCAGGCGCAACAGCTTGGCGACGTCGATCGCGGCATTCATGCGTTTCGCTCGGCCAAGTTCGCGTGCGTGTCGTGTCATCAGATCGACGGGCACGGCGGCGTGATCGGGCCCAACCTGACTGACGTCGGCAAGCGGCTGAAGCCGGAGCAAATTGTCGAAGCGATTTATTGGCCCAGCCGAACCGTTCCGGCGGAGTTCAACACGTGGCTCTTTCAGCTCGCCGATGGACAAGTGCTGAAAGGTTACAAGCGGAGCGAAACCGATGACGCGATCGAAGTCTTCGATCCGGCGACGCAAAAGTTGACGACGATCGACGCCGACGATCTGGACGCCGAAAAGCCGTTCGGCACGTTGATGCCGGCCGGAGTCGCCAACAGCATGAGCGACGCCGAGCGCCGCGATCTCGTCCGCTTTCTCACCGAGCTGGGAAAGACCGAAGGCCTGGCCGAGCGCTACAAGAACTTCGATCAGCCAAGTCAGTTCGCTTACGATCGTGCGCCGCTCAATAAAGACTCGTGGAATCTCTGGCAGCACCCCGTTAATCGCGATCGCATCTACGACTTCTATCGCAAAGAAGGGCTCCACTTCCGCGAGCAAGCCAATCGTCCGCACTTGCTCCCCGCTTTCCCTGGTCTCGACGGCGGCGATCAAGGTCACTGGGGAAATCAAAACGAAGCGACCTGGAGTGACGATCGCTGGAGCAAACAAGACAAGTCGCCGGTTCTGGCCGGCGTCACGCGCTTGCCCGGTCGCGCGATTCCGAAAGGGGTTTGCGTGCAAGTCGGCGATCAAGGTGAGCTGACCGCTTGCTTCAATCCACAGACCCTCGCCTACGAAGCGACTTGGCGCCGCCGCTTCGTCACCTTTTCTGGCGTCCGTCACGGCTTCATGGATGGTCTCCGTCCGGCCGGGCCGATCCTTACCGATTCTCGCACCGCCAAGCCGGCGGCGCCGCACCACTATCACGGTTACTACCGCATCGGATCGCGAGTCGCGTTCGCCTATCGTATTGGCGACGACGAAATCCTCGACGCTCCCTGGGTTGGCGCAAACGGCCAACTTCAGCGGCAAATGGCCTCGGCCGCCGATCACCCTCTCGCCACACAACTGAAGCAAGCCCCCACCCAGTGGCCCGAAGAAATCGTCCTCCGCGGCCAACTCGGCGACGACGACGCTCCCTACGCGATCGACACCATTCCGCTGCCGTACGACAATCCGTACGGCGCGTTGATGTTCATCAGCGGCCATGACTTTCTCTCGGACGGAACCGCCGTCGTCAGCACCATGACCGGCGACGTCTGGCTCGTCTCCGGTCTCGACGCCCAGCTGCAAGAAGTGCGCTGGAAGCGTTTCGCGTCAGGCCTCCATCAACCCCTGGGCGTCGTCGTGGCCGACGATCAAATCTATGTCCTTGGCCGCGATCAGATTACCCGTCTGGTCGACTTGAACGACGACCGTGAAGCTGACTTCTACGAGTGCGTTTCCAACGCCTACGCCACCTCGACCGGCGGGCACGATTTCATCTGCGATCTGGCCCGCGACAAAGCCGGCAATTTCTACACCGCATCCAGCCAACAAGGCGCCATCCGCATTTCGGCCGACGGCAAACAAGTCGACGTCCTCGCGACCGGCTTCCGCAATCCCGACGGCATCGGCCTTTGCCCCGACGGCGCCGTGACGATTCCATGCAGCGAAGGAGAATGGACTCCCGCGTCGATGATCTGCCTGATCGAACCAGGCCAAGACGCGCCGCCTCACTTCGGCTACCGTGGTCCGCAACAGGGAAAGCCGCCAGCGCTGCCCCTCGTCTATCTCCCCCGCGGGCTCGACAACAGCAGCGGCGGTCAAGCGATCGATCCGGACGAGCGTTTCGGTCCCCTCGCCGGGCAGATCATCCACACGTCGCTCGGCGCCGGCTCTCACTTTTTGGTCCTCCGCGACAAGGTGCGGGATCAACCGCAAGGCGCCGTCATTCCCTTGCCGGGCAACTTCCGCAGCGGCGTCCATCGTGCAAAACACAATCCGCACGACGGCCAGCTCTACGTCAGCGGGATGGCCGCGTGGGGCAGCTATACGCCGGACGACGGCTGCCTGCATCGCGTGCGCTGGACCGGCAAGCCGATGCAGATCCCCACCGCGTTTCATATCCAAGAAAACGGCGTGCTGATCGACTTCGCCCAGCCGATCGATCCGCAAGCTTGCCAAACTGCCCAGCAATTCGCCCAGGCCTGGAACTATCGCTACGGCCCTGGTTACGGTTCACCGGAACTCGCGCCGGGTCATCCCGGCGTCGTCGGCCACGAGTCGCTCCGCATCGCCGGCGTCCACCCGATCGACCACAAAAAAATCTTCGTCGAGATCCCCGATCTCCAACCAGTCAATCAGCTCCATCTCTTATTGCAAGTCGACGAGAAAGAGCCGCAAGAGATCTTCGTCACCGTCCACGAGCTCGACGCGCCGTACACCAACCTCCCCGGCTATCGCGCCATGCCCAAGACGATCGCCGCCCATCCGCTGCTAACTGACCTGGAACTGCTCAAGAACAAAGAGCCGAACCCGTGGCAAGAGAAACCAGAAGGGGCGCAGCTACAGTCGCTCGCGATCGCCGCCGGGCCGAATCTTACCTTCTCGATGCGAACGCTCACCGCCAAGCCGGGCGAAACGATCGCGCTCACCTTCACCAACCCCGACGTCGTCCCGCACAACTGGGTCCTCATCCAGCCCGGCACGCTTGAAAAGGTGGGCGACCTGGCGAACAAATTCGTCGCCAACCCAGCGGCCGTCCTCAAACAATACGTCCCCGCGTCGGAAGACGTGATCGCCTACACCGACATCGTCCCGCCGGGCAAAGCGTTCACGATTTATTTCCCCGCGCCAAAAGAACCAGGCCGCTATCCGTATCTCTGCACCTTCCCGGGACACTGGATGGTGATGAACGGAGAGTTGGTGGTGGAATAG